One segment of Solanum stenotomum isolate F172 chromosome 1, ASM1918654v1, whole genome shotgun sequence DNA contains the following:
- the LOC125846472 gene encoding uncharacterized GPI-anchored protein At5g19250-like, which translates to MALLPRYLLLSLLVLNSLLFSFVKSDDEEDNLFRSINSYRTSLNLTTLRENDKAKCLADEMADQFKNQPCTNTTGANTVPGTEPQFSDYPNLLSKCKLNVTTTRDAVIMPACVPNLVPDLVLSNYTMSQYSNSLNDTKFTGVGIGSDDNWIVVILTTNNLEGSFTPDNSSANILFQLGLISHAVFLLVAFLLLL; encoded by the exons ATGGCGTTGCTTCCACGTTATCTCTTACTTTCTCTTCTTGTTCTTAATTCCCTTCTCTTCTCTTTTGTCAAATCTGACG ATGAGGAAGACAACCTTTTTAGAAGTATTAACAGCTACAGGACATCCCTAAATTTGACAACTCTGCGCGAGAATGACAAAGCAAAATGCCTTGCTGATGAAATGGCTGACCAATTTAAAAATCAACCCTGCACAAACACAACAGGCGCCAATACTGTACCTGGCACTGAACCTCAGTTCTCTGACTATCCTAATCTACTATCCAAGTGCAAATTGAACGTCACAACCACCAGAGATGCAGTGATAATGCCTGCTTGTGTTCCCAACCTTGTCCCAGACCTCGTTCTTTCCAACTATACAATGTCCCAGTATTCTAATTCTCTGAATGATACCAAGTTTACTGGTGTTGGAATTGGTTCTGACGACAACTGGATAGTCGTAATTTTGACCACAAACAACCTGGAGGGAAGCTTTACACCTGATAATAGTTCAGCAAACATACTTTTTCAGCTTGGTCTAATCTCTCATGCAGTCTTTCTACTCGTGGCATTTCTCCTCTTACTGTGA
- the LOC125846423 gene encoding glucose-1-phosphate adenylyltransferase large subunit 3, chloroplastic/amyloplastic, producing the protein MSLAADGRFALLRSNPAALTGRNLKVVKFCNGELMGKKLKYTKFQLRSNVVKPNICMSLTTDIAGEAKLKDLEAKKDDARTVVAIILGGGAGTRLFPLTKRRAKPAVPMGGAYRLIDVPMSNCINSGINKVYILTQFNSASLNRHIARAYNFGNGVTFGDGYVEVLAATQTPGELGKRWFQGTADAVRQFHWLFEDARSKDIEDVLILSGDHLYRMDYLHFVQSHRQSGADITISSLPIDDSRASDFGLMKIDDTGRVMSFSEKPKGDDLKAMAVDTTVLGLSPEEAKEKPYIASMGVYVFKKDILLNLLRWRFPTANDFGSEIIPASAKEFCVKAYLFNDYWEDIGTIRSFFRANLALTEHPPRFSFYDAKKPIYTSRRNLPPSAIDNSKIVDSIVSHGSFLTNCFVEHSVVGIRSRIGTNVHLKDTVMLGADYYETDAEIASQLAEGKVPLGIGENTRIKDCIIDKNARIGKNVVIANSEGVQEADRSSEGFYIRSGITVISKNSTIPDGTVI; encoded by the exons atgtctcTGGCTGCTGATGGGAGATTCGCGCTACTTCGTAGTAACCCTGCAGCACTGACAGGGAGAAACTTGAAGGTAGTGAAGTTTTGCAATGGAGAATTGATGGGGAAGAAACTCAAGTATACAAAATTTCAGTTAAGGAGTAATGTAGTGAAGCCTAATATCTGCATGTCACTTACAACTGATATTGCAGGTGAGGCTAAG TTGAAGGATCTTGAAGCAAAGAAGGACGATGCAAGGACAGTAGTAGCAATCATTCTAGGAGGGGGAGCGGGAACTCGTCTTTTCCCCCTCACCAAACGTCGTGCTAAGCCTGCC GTTCCTATGGGAGGAGCATATAGGTTAATTGATGTACCAATGAGCAACTGTATTAACAGTGGCATCAACAAAGTATACATTCTCACTCAATTCAACTCAGCCTCACTTAACAGGCATATAGCTCGTGCTTACAACTTTGGCAATGGGGTCACATTCGGAGATGGCTATGTCGAG GTCTTAGCAGCAACTCAAACACCAGGTGAATTAGGTAAAAGATGGTTCCAAGGTACTGCAGATGCTGTGAGGCAATTTCACTGGCTTTTCGAG GATGCAAGAAGCAAGGACATAGAAGATGTGCTCATTCTCTCTGGAGATCACTTGTATAGAATGGACTACCTGCACTTTGTTCAG AGTCATCGGCAAAGTGGTGCAGACATTACCATATCAAGTTTGCCAATAGATGACAG TCGAGCTTCAGATTTTGGCTTGATGAAAATTGATGACACAGGGCGGGTCATGTCCTTCAGTGAAAAGCCAAAAGGAGATGATTTGAAGGCGATG GCAGTTGACACAACTGTTCTAGGATTATCTCCAGAAGAGGCTAAAGAGAAACCTTACATTGCTTCAATGGGAGTTTACGTCTTCAAGAAGGATATTCTCCTCAATCTTTTAAG ATGGCGTTTTCCAACTGCAAATGACTTTGGTTCAGAGATCATCCCTGCCTCTGCCAAAGAATTCTGTGTCAAG GCTTACTTATTCAATGATTACTGGGAAGATATTGGTACAATCAGATCCTTTTTTAGAGCTAACCTTGCACTCACTGAACAT CCACCAAGATTTAGTTTCTATGATGCAAAAAAGCCAATATACACGTCAAGGAGAAACTTACCTCCATCAGCAATTGATAATAGCAAG ATTGTTGATTCAATTGTATCACATGGTAGTTTCTTGACCAATTGCTTCGTGGAGCACAGTGTTGTCGGCATCCGATCCCGTATAGGCACCAATGTTCACTTGAAG GACACAGTGATGCTTGGCGCTGACTACTATGAAACTGATGCTGAGATTGCTTCACAGCTAGCTGAAGGAAAAGTGCCTTTAGGAATAGGAGAGAATACCAGAATAAA AGATTGCATCATTGACAAGAATGCAAGAATTGGAAAGAATGTTGTTATTGCCAACTCAGAG GGTGTACAAGAAGCAGACAGATCCTCAGAAGGATTTTACATCCGATCAGGCATCACAGTCATATCgaagaactcaacaatcccaGATGGAACTGTGATATGA